ATTATATTGCGAATCTTGTTTTACTATCGATCGTGATGGGGCTAGCGAACTTCTTTTTGATTATTTCATTTGTTACGATGATGAGTATTCCATTACGAATTTTTGAGGGTGCCAAGTTTGCACCAAGTTATGGAACACTGGCTACAGGAGGAATTCTGGGGGGATTTGTTTCACCAACGCTTATCGGAAAATTAGTTGAACTGTCAAATGGACAATATATTTCGACCTTTATTTTCTTTTTAGTTGTTGGGTTACTGACTGCTGTGACGATTATGTTTATTAAGCAAAAATAAGAAAAATAGAATAAGCAATATAAATAATTGATTGAGGGAAAATGGAGGAATTTTAAATGACAACTATTCAAGAAAAAATGCCACAGACAGATATGGTCAAATGGAGAAGACACTTGCATCAACATCCAGAATTATCATTTCATGAAGTAGAAACAGCTAAATATATCAAAAAAGTTCTTGCTGATTTTCCAAATCTAGAAGTCAGTTCATTGACTGAAAATAGTGTGATTGCTATTTTAAAAGGGAGTAAGCCAGGCAAAACGATTGCTTTAAGAGCAGATATCGATGCATTACCAATCGTAGAAGAAGCAGATGTAGATTTTCCGTCTGAAAATCCTGGTGTGATGCATGCGTGTGGCCATGATACGCATACTGCGATGTTGTTAGGTGCCATCAAAACGTTGACTGGTATGCAAGATAAAATCGCTGGTACAGTAAAATTTATTTTCCAACCAGCCGAAGAAGAACCGCCGGGTGGGGCTAAGTTATTGGTTGAAGCAGGCGTGATGGATGATGTAGATCAAGTTTTTGGTTTGCATATTGCACCGAATATTCCAGTTGGGATGGTGGGAACTAGAAAAGGTCCTGCTAGTGCGGCGTCTGATGTCTTTACTTTGAAAATTCAAGGAAAAGGTTCACATGGTTCAACACCTGATTTATCTGTTGACCCAATCATGATCGGTGTAGAGATCATCACTAATTTGAATAACATTGTTTCTAGAAATATTAGTCCTTTTGACAATGCCGTTATTTCAATTGGCGAATTCAATGCCGGGAAAACAGCGAATGTTATCCCTGATACAGCTAAAATCCAAGGAACAGTTCGGACGAACAATAAAGAAGTACGTGCGTTTATCCAAAAACGAATCGAAGGAATCATTGATGGCATTTGTAAGATGTATGATGCAACCTATGATCTAGATTATTTACTTGGTTATAGTGAGGTCAATAATGATAGTGACGCAACGGATATTGTGATGGCTGCAGCTGAAAAAGTTGTGGGCAAAGAACGGATGTTTGAAGCCCCTAAAATGATGGGCGGTGAAGATTTCTCTGCTTACACTGATGTGAGACCCGGTTCATTCTTTATTTTAGGTGGTGGAACAGCAGCAGAAGGCTGTGGTTATATGAATCATCATCCAAAATTTAAAATTATGGAAGAATGTTTCCCTGTTGGTGCCGGGATGCATACGCAGATTATTTTGGATATTTTAGGACAAGGATAAAAGATAAAAAGGACTTTAACGTGATAGTTAAGGTTCTTTTTATTACAAAAAAGCTAGTATTCACTTAAAAAATTTGGCAAAATAGAAGACAAGAGGATGGAAAAGGACAGGTGAAAAGAATGGTAAAGTTGATTATGATCCTGATTTTTATACTTTGTGGGATTCAGCTGTGGCGCGGGAAATGGTTATGGTTGATTGCTGGTTACAATACAGCATCTAAGCAAGAAAAAGCAACATTAAATGAAAGAGCGTTAGGCAAAGCAATGGCGGAATTCTGTTTATTTCCGTAGCTTTAATAGCCCTAACGAGCTTATTTCCAGAAATACAGTTAATAGCTATCGTTGTGATCATTGTACTTGTTGGCATGATGATCGCTTATCTCAATACTTCGCCAAGATTCAAACAATGAAGGTGTAAATAAGGAGCTGAAAAGGCATGTTTATCATTATTCTGGCGATTGTCTTATTCTTTTTTCTACTATTAAGAATAGATAAAAATAAAAACAACCAAATTAGTCCGATTGGCCAGAAAAAGAAACCAGTAAAGACACTTTCTCTAGATCAAAAAATAAAACTAGAGAAAACAATGGGAATCAAACAAATTACGTCTGTGCTCATACAAGCTAAAAAGCAGCCAATCAATCGGCTTGTTGTAGTGCTAAATAATCTAAAAGAGACGAAGTTAAAACAGTAAAATGTAATAATGAATAAAATCAGGCTATAATAGTATACAACAATTAAAATTGATACTACAAGGTGGAAGAAAAATGGACGCAAAAAATCAAAGAGTATTTGCAATGTCGTTTGCCAGTATTTACCCGTTATACATTCAAAAAGTCGAAAAAAAAGGTCGGACAAAGGCCGAAGCCGATGAAGTTATTTGTTGGCTGACAGGGTATGACGAAGTGGGATTACAGAAACAAATTGAGGATAAAGTTGATTTACAAACATTCTTTGCGCAAGCACCAGAAGTAAATCCGAATGTCTCATTGATCAAGGGCGTCATTTGTGGCTACCGTGTAGAAGAGATAGAAGATGAACTGATGCAGAAAATTCGTTATATGGATAAATTGATTGATGAACTAGCTAAAGGAAAAGCAATGGAAAAGATATTGAGAAAATAATCGATCATAATAGAATATAAAAAATAAAAACAGCTATATCAGCGTGCTTACTAGTAGTCATCTAGTCTGAAGCGATAGAGCTGTTTTTTATTTTAACAATGAACAAGCTAAAAAGAGGCCTGTAGGAAACATGCAATTGTAATCGATCATGCTAGTCTATTGTAAGTATTAGATAAGTGTGGAAAAAATAACAAATAATAATGAAAAACACTCATAAAATCATGAATATAACACGATGTAACACCAAAATTGCTTTTTAATTCTGCCCTAATATGTGATATTTAAGATAACATAAAATGGAGGGGTGGCTATGAAGAAATACATTTTTTATGATTGTCGAGGAAATCACTTGTTTGATCAAGGAAGTTCCTCAACAAAGGAAATGAGAGGGATAGAATCAAGGGCATTTGTTACGTAGTTTTTTATGTGAAATCATGAGAAAGTTTGACATATAAAAAACGTTTTGAAGGTAGGGTGACATATTATGGAGATTGGAAAATTGTTGAAAATCCGCAGAGAACAAAAGAAGTTAACACAGCAACAAGTAGCAGCTAAGTTCCATGTAACAAGGCAAACTGTTTCACGTTGGGAAAATGAAAAATCATATCCTAATATTGATACCCTGATTGAACTGAGTTCCTTTTTTGATTTTTCATTAGATGAAATTTTAAAAAGAAATGATTTGATGGTTAGTGATGAAATCAAGAGGGATGATAAATGGTTGGACAATTAGGGTTTATACTGCGATAAATCAACATCAAAGTGAGGAGGATAATAAGTTGATTGTCTTATTAGCTTTAGTAGTTGGCCAAAGACGATAATTTTATAAATAAACATAAAGAAAAAGTCTGAATGTAAGGTTGAAAAATCTTACATCCAGATCTTTTTTAGTTTAAAATTATTTAGTATATTATTTAATATCCATTTGGATGTGTCGCGTACCATTGCCAAGCACTATCAATGACCAAGTCTAAATTGGTATAGAATGGCTTCCACCCTAAAAGCTGTTCGATGTATTAATAAATAGTTGTATTCAATTCATTATAAGTATAGAGAGATTCAACACTTGGAATTATGAAATCATTCATCATTTCAATTAGAAATTCTGATTTCCGCTTTAGAAGTTCATTGTTTAATGAGCTGCTCATAACGAGGGAATATCTTATGTTAAAATAATAGCAAGGAATAAAATGATAGTTCATAAATAGAAATAAGTGAGGAAATAAAATGAATCAAACGTTGTTGGTATTACAAATGGAACAATCAGAAATTAAAAGTACAGCCGCAGCAATCAAGTACTGCTATAAAAAAATCATATTCAATCAAGAAAATCGACTAACCTATACAAAGTATCTAAGTCAGCTTCTGGAAGAGCAAACGCCTAAAGCTTTTTTAAAAACATTTAAGGAATTACGTGCTTTTTCATATGGGCCAAGTGACTGGAATTGGTTTGATATTAATGAATCAATAGGGACTAGTCTT
The DNA window shown above is from Enterococcus sp. 12C11_DIV0727 and carries:
- a CDS encoding amidohydrolase, with the protein product MTTIQEKMPQTDMVKWRRHLHQHPELSFHEVETAKYIKKVLADFPNLEVSSLTENSVIAILKGSKPGKTIALRADIDALPIVEEADVDFPSENPGVMHACGHDTHTAMLLGAIKTLTGMQDKIAGTVKFIFQPAEEEPPGGAKLLVEAGVMDDVDQVFGLHIAPNIPVGMVGTRKGPASAASDVFTLKIQGKGSHGSTPDLSVDPIMIGVEIITNLNNIVSRNISPFDNAVISIGEFNAGKTANVIPDTAKIQGTVRTNNKEVRAFIQKRIEGIIDGICKMYDATYDLDYLLGYSEVNNDSDATDIVMAAAEKVVGKERMFEAPKMMGGEDFSAYTDVRPGSFFILGGGTAAEGCGYMNHHPKFKIMEECFPVGAGMHTQIILDILGQG
- a CDS encoding DUF2200 domain-containing protein, which encodes MDAKNQRVFAMSFASIYPLYIQKVEKKGRTKAEADEVICWLTGYDEVGLQKQIEDKVDLQTFFAQAPEVNPNVSLIKGVICGYRVEEIEDELMQKIRYMDKLIDELAKGKAMEKILRK
- a CDS encoding DUF3784 domain-containing protein, yielding MVKLIMILIFILCGIQLWRGKWLWLIAGYNTASKQEKATLNERALGKAMAEFCLFP
- a CDS encoding helix-turn-helix transcriptional regulator; the protein is MEIGKLLKIRREQKKLTQQQVAAKFHVTRQTVSRWENEKSYPNIDTLIELSSFFDFSLDEILKRNDLMVSDEIKRDDKWLDN